One Serinicoccus chungangensis genomic window carries:
- the nuoE gene encoding NADH-quinone oxidoreductase subunit NuoE translates to MSGTHEREDMRSQLDEASERRVHHSVPGHSDHGPLHHHTPLHASEEPYPEDVLARLVADGEQVIARYPQKRSALLPLLHLVQSVDGYVTGRGVRLCADLLDLTTAEVSGVATFYTQYKRHPNGEYTVGVCTNTLCAVMGGDQIFDEVSEHLGIGHDETTEDGRITLERVECNAACDYAPVVMVNWEFFDEQTPESTKELTDRLRAGEPVTPTRGPSRVCTFKQVSRVLAGFPDGLADEGPGAGQASLRGTLLAKEKGWTAPRPDSGTDTEATSEGQAGGQSQGMYGSVNTDANEPDDVPTSEGVKDVDETKGDEA, encoded by the coding sequence ATGAGCGGTACGCACGAGCGCGAGGACATGCGCAGCCAGCTGGACGAGGCGTCCGAGCGACGGGTGCACCACAGCGTGCCCGGTCACTCCGACCACGGACCCCTGCACCACCACACGCCGCTGCACGCCTCGGAGGAGCCCTACCCGGAGGACGTGCTGGCCCGGCTGGTCGCCGACGGCGAGCAGGTCATCGCCCGCTACCCGCAGAAGCGCTCGGCCCTGCTGCCGCTGCTGCACCTCGTGCAGTCGGTGGACGGCTACGTCACCGGCCGGGGGGTGCGGCTGTGCGCCGACCTGCTCGACCTCACGACCGCCGAGGTGAGCGGGGTGGCGACGTTCTACACCCAGTACAAGCGGCACCCCAACGGCGAGTACACCGTGGGGGTCTGCACCAACACCCTGTGCGCGGTCATGGGTGGCGACCAGATCTTCGACGAGGTGAGCGAGCACCTCGGGATCGGCCACGACGAGACCACCGAGGACGGCCGGATCACCCTGGAGCGGGTGGAGTGCAACGCGGCCTGCGACTACGCCCCCGTGGTCATGGTCAACTGGGAGTTCTTCGACGAGCAGACCCCGGAGAGCACCAAGGAGCTCACCGACCGGCTGCGCGCCGGGGAGCCGGTGACGCCGACCCGCGGTCCCTCCCGCGTCTGCACGTTCAAGCAGGTCAGCCGGGTGTTGGCCGGCTTCCCCGACGGCCTGGCCGACGAGGGGCCCGGCGCGGGGCAGGCCTCGTTGCGCGGCACCCTGCTCGCCAAGGAGAAGGGGTGGACCGCACCCCGACCCGACTCCGGGACCGACACCGAGGCCACCTCCGAGGGGCAGGCCGGAGGCCAGTCCCAGGGCATGTACGGCTCGGTCAACACCGACGCCAACGAACCCGACGATGTGCCCACCTCCGAGGGCGTCAAGGACGTCGACGAGACGAAGGGAGACGAGGCGTGA
- the nuoF gene encoding NADH-quinone oxidoreductase subunit NuoF, which produces MSTQLTPILSEFWDVERSWTLETYEQHEGYRALRTALAGDAADLVAAAKESGLRGRGGAGFPTGMKWGFLPPPDGGPRYLVVNADESEPGTCKDTPLMMAAPQFLIEGMIITSFAIDCHHAFIYVRGEIVHVYRRLMRAVEEAYAAGYLGKDILGSGFDLDITVHAGAGAYICGEETALLDSLEGRRGQPRLKPPFPAVAGLYARPTVVNNVESIASVPSIVLHGADWFAGMGTEKSQGYGLFSLSGHVERPGQYEAPLGITLRELLEMAGGMRGGKKLKFWTPGGSSTPIFTDAHLDVPLDFESVAAEGSMLGTRALQIFDETVSVVRAVSRWTDFYAHESCGKCTPCREGTFWLKQILERLEAGQGRPGDIEKLDDICDNILGRAFCALGDGATSPITSAIQYFREEFEEAMHTPWQETFPAGRNTLFAKESQPA; this is translated from the coding sequence GTGAGCACTCAGCTGACCCCGATCCTGTCCGAGTTCTGGGACGTCGAGCGGTCCTGGACCCTGGAGACCTACGAGCAGCACGAGGGCTACCGTGCCCTGCGCACGGCGCTCGCCGGCGACGCGGCCGACCTCGTCGCCGCCGCCAAGGAGTCGGGCCTGCGCGGACGCGGCGGTGCCGGCTTCCCGACCGGCATGAAGTGGGGCTTCCTGCCCCCGCCGGACGGCGGTCCCCGCTACCTCGTCGTCAACGCCGACGAGTCCGAGCCGGGCACCTGCAAGGACACCCCGCTCATGATGGCGGCTCCGCAGTTCCTCATCGAGGGCATGATCATCACCTCGTTCGCGATCGACTGCCACCACGCCTTCATCTACGTCCGCGGCGAGATCGTCCACGTCTACCGCCGCCTCATGCGGGCGGTGGAGGAGGCGTATGCCGCGGGCTACCTCGGCAAGGACATCCTCGGGTCCGGCTTCGACCTGGACATCACCGTCCACGCCGGTGCCGGCGCCTACATCTGCGGCGAGGAGACGGCGCTGCTCGACTCGCTCGAGGGCCGTCGCGGCCAGCCCCGCCTCAAGCCGCCGTTCCCTGCGGTCGCCGGTCTCTACGCCCGCCCGACCGTGGTCAACAACGTCGAGTCCATCGCCTCGGTGCCCTCGATCGTCCTGCACGGCGCCGACTGGTTCGCCGGGATGGGGACCGAGAAATCGCAGGGCTACGGGCTGTTCAGCCTGTCCGGCCACGTGGAGCGCCCGGGGCAGTACGAGGCCCCGCTCGGCATCACCCTGCGCGAGCTGCTGGAGATGGCCGGCGGCATGCGCGGCGGCAAGAAGCTGAAGTTCTGGACCCCCGGCGGCTCCTCGACCCCCATCTTCACCGACGCCCACCTCGACGTGCCCCTGGACTTCGAGTCGGTCGCCGCCGAGGGCTCCATGCTCGGGACCCGCGCGCTGCAGATCTTCGACGAGACGGTCTCGGTGGTGCGCGCGGTGTCGCGCTGGACCGACTTCTACGCGCACGAGTCGTGCGGCAAGTGCACGCCGTGCCGGGAGGGGACCTTCTGGCTCAAGCAGATCCTGGAGCGGCTCGAGGCCGGCCAGGGCCGTCCGGGTGACATCGAGAAGCTGGACGACATCTGCGACAACATCCTCGGCCGCGCCTTCTGCGCCCTGGGGGACGGCGCCACGAGCCCCATCACCTCGGCCATCCAGTACTTCCGGGAGGAGTTCGAGGAGGCCATGCACACGCCCTGGCAGGAGACCTTCCCGGCCGGGCGCAACACCCTCTTCGCGAAGGAGAGCCAGCCCGCATGA
- a CDS encoding NADH-quinone oxidoreductase subunit G, translating to MSVEISDPTIPDEVTEEDVPTVEVTIDGVEVAVPEGTLVIRAAEEVGIHIPRFCDHPLLEPVGACRQCLVDVSTPDREGNLKPMPKPQASCTIAVSPGMVVRTQHTSEVADKAQTGVMELLLVNHPLDCPVCDKGGECPLQNQAMSDGRPTSRFEDVKRTFPKPVNISSQVLLDRERCVLCARCTRFSEQIAGDPFIALIERGALQQVGIYEEQPFESYFSGNTVQICPVGALTGAAYRFRSRPFDLVSTPSVCEHCASGCSLRTDHRRGQVLRRMALDDPEVNEEWNCDKGRWAFAYATLPDRLHDPVVRGSDGEYAVTSWRDAYAAAAAGLSGARAAGGVGVLPGGRVSVEDAYAYAKLARVALGTNDIDHRARPHSAEEADFLAAAVAGQREVSYADLEAAPSVLLVGLEPEEESPIVFLRLRKGLRKHATQVFAVAPFATRGLEKLDGMLLSSAPGTEAEVLHALAQRRSDGPGTADDGPVEALDVNPVHAASDALATGSVILVGERLAATPGALSAAVALAQTTGAALAWVPRRAGERGAVDVGTLPGLLPGGRPVGDAGAVAEVADRWGVDVLPGTVGRDATAILQAAADGELDALVVGGVEIDDLPDPALARRALERAFVVSLEVRESEVHAYADVILPVAPQQEKAGAYVTWEGRLRPFERAIASGASSDHVILDRLADALGVRLGTGTVTEVRHELTGLDRWAGTRPAAPTVAAAGPASPVAGEAVLATWHHLLDAGRLQDGEPFLAGTAPTAVARLSAATAADAGVQAGGTVRVATTTGSLELPVQVTAMQDGVVWLPTNSPGCTVRATLGVDAGAVVSLSAGSTAGPDRPTARGEA from the coding sequence ATGAGCGTGGAGATCAGTGACCCGACCATCCCCGACGAGGTGACCGAGGAGGACGTGCCGACGGTGGAGGTCACCATCGACGGCGTCGAGGTCGCGGTCCCGGAGGGCACCCTCGTCATCCGGGCCGCCGAGGAGGTCGGGATCCACATCCCGCGCTTCTGCGACCACCCGCTGCTGGAGCCCGTCGGGGCCTGCCGCCAGTGCCTGGTGGACGTGTCCACCCCGGACCGCGAGGGCAACCTCAAGCCCATGCCGAAGCCCCAGGCGTCCTGCACCATCGCGGTGTCGCCGGGCATGGTCGTGCGCACGCAGCACACCTCCGAGGTGGCCGACAAGGCGCAGACCGGCGTCATGGAGCTGCTGCTCGTCAACCACCCCCTCGACTGCCCCGTCTGCGACAAGGGCGGCGAGTGCCCGCTCCAGAACCAGGCGATGTCCGACGGGCGCCCCACCTCCCGCTTCGAGGACGTCAAGCGGACGTTCCCCAAGCCGGTCAACATCTCCAGCCAGGTGCTGCTGGACCGCGAGCGGTGCGTGCTGTGCGCCCGGTGCACCCGGTTCTCCGAGCAGATCGCCGGTGACCCGTTCATCGCGCTCATCGAGCGCGGGGCCCTGCAGCAGGTCGGCATCTACGAGGAGCAGCCCTTCGAGAGCTACTTCTCCGGCAACACCGTGCAGATCTGCCCCGTGGGGGCGCTGACCGGCGCGGCCTACCGCTTCCGTTCCCGCCCCTTCGACCTGGTCTCCACGCCGAGCGTGTGCGAGCACTGCGCCTCCGGCTGCTCGCTGCGCACCGACCACCGCCGCGGCCAGGTCCTGCGCCGGATGGCCCTCGACGACCCCGAGGTCAACGAGGAGTGGAACTGCGACAAGGGCCGGTGGGCCTTCGCCTACGCCACCCTGCCGGACCGTCTGCACGACCCGGTCGTGCGCGGCAGCGACGGGGAGTATGCCGTCACCTCGTGGCGCGACGCCTACGCCGCCGCGGCCGCCGGCCTGTCCGGGGCGCGGGCCGCCGGTGGCGTCGGGGTGCTGCCGGGTGGCCGGGTGAGCGTCGAGGACGCCTACGCCTACGCCAAGCTCGCGCGGGTCGCCCTCGGCACCAACGACATCGACCACCGGGCCCGCCCGCACAGCGCGGAGGAGGCCGACTTCCTGGCCGCCGCCGTCGCGGGTCAGCGCGAGGTCAGCTACGCCGACCTCGAGGCGGCGCCCTCGGTCCTGCTCGTCGGCCTCGAGCCGGAGGAGGAGAGCCCGATCGTCTTCCTGCGGCTGCGCAAGGGGTTGCGCAAGCACGCCACCCAGGTGTTCGCGGTCGCGCCGTTCGCGACCCGGGGGCTGGAGAAGCTCGACGGCATGCTGCTGTCCTCCGCGCCGGGCACCGAGGCGGAGGTCCTGCACGCGCTGGCCCAGCGCCGCAGCGACGGCCCCGGCACGGCCGACGACGGCCCGGTCGAGGCCCTCGACGTCAACCCGGTGCACGCCGCCTCCGACGCCCTCGCCACGGGCTCGGTCATCCTCGTGGGGGAGCGCCTCGCCGCCACCCCCGGGGCGCTGTCGGCCGCCGTGGCCCTCGCGCAGACCACCGGCGCCGCCCTCGCCTGGGTGCCCCGTCGCGCCGGTGAGCGCGGTGCCGTCGACGTCGGCACGCTCCCCGGGCTGCTGCCGGGCGGTCGCCCGGTCGGTGACGCGGGTGCCGTGGCCGAGGTCGCCGACCGGTGGGGCGTGGACGTGCTCCCCGGCACCGTCGGGCGCGACGCCACCGCCATCCTCCAGGCCGCCGCGGACGGCGAGCTGGACGCCCTCGTGGTCGGCGGCGTCGAGATCGACGACCTGCCCGACCCGGCCCTCGCCCGGCGGGCGCTCGAGCGCGCCTTCGTCGTCTCCCTGGAGGTCCGCGAGAGCGAGGTGCACGCCTACGCCGACGTCATCCTCCCGGTGGCGCCGCAGCAGGAGAAGGCCGGCGCCTACGTCACCTGGGAGGGCCGGCTGCGGCCCTTCGAGCGGGCCATCGCGTCCGGCGCCAGCTCCGACCACGTCATCCTCGACCGGCTCGCCGACGCCCTCGGCGTGCGGCTCGGCACCGGCACGGTCACCGAGGTCCGGCACGAGCTCACCGGTCTGGACCGGTGGGCGGGCACCCGGCCGGCCGCCCCGACGGTCGCCGCGGCCGGTCCGGCCAGCCCCGTCGCCGGTGAGGCCGTCCTCGCGACCTGGCACCACCTGCTGGACGCGGGCCGTCTGCAGGACGGGGAGCCGTTCCTCGCCGGCACCGCCCCCACGGCGGTGGCCCGGCTGTCCGCGGCCACGGCCGCCGACGCCGGCGTCCAGGCCGGCGGGACGGTGCGGGTCGCCACGACGACCGGCTCGCTGGAGCTGCCGGTCCAGGTCACCGCCATGCAGGACGGCGTGGTCTGGCTGCCGACCAACTCCCCGGGCTGCACGGTCCGGGCCACCCTCGGGGTGGACGCCGGGGCCGTGGTCTCGCTGTCCGCCGGCAGCACCGCCGGACCCGACCGACCGACCGCACGAGGTGAGGCATGA